A region of the Jatrophihabitans sp. genome:
GCCCGGCGGTCTGGAACTGGCTCGGCAACGCCATGCACCACGCGACCCCGTACGGATCTGACGGCGTGTACCAGTTCTTCGGCATCCCGAGCGCCACCACCGGCTTCGCCGTCAAGCAGGGCTGGGGCAACGACAACCCGCAGGGCCAGCCGGCGTTCAACTCCACCGGCTACGTCAACGGCGACCGGTACGCGGTGGCCATCCTGACCCAGGGCGGCCAGTACGGCTCCCCGATCGCCAACATGCTGACCGCGCAGGCCAAGATACTGATGCCGGGCGGCAAGATCGCCAACGACAACCCGTTCGGCGGCGTCAGCAGCTGGTCGGTGCACGGGCGCTACCTCACCGTCAGAGGCTGGGCACTGGACCCGAATGCCCTGTCCAGCGGGCTGCGGATCTTCTTCTACGTCAACGGCAAGCCGTTCACCTACGTGCAGACGACTGAGCCACGCGGGGACATCAACGCCCATTACGGCGCCACCGGCAATCACGGGTTCACCAAGGCGCTGATGCTGGCCAACGGCGCCAACAACGTGTGCGCCTACGCCATCAACGTCGGCGCCGGCAGCAACACCAAGCTGGGCTGCAAGAGCGTGCCGCTGAACGGATCGCCGCTGGGCGGGATCAGCACGGTCACCCAGAAGGGGAACCTGGCCACCTTCACCGGCTGGAGCTTTGACTACGACGCTCCGCACACCCCGCTGACGGTGGTGGCCAATGTCAACGGCAGGTTCGCCGGCTCGGTCGGCTCCACCGTGTCGCGTCCCGACATCAACCTGGCCTTCCGTGGCACCGGCTTGCACGGTTACCGCATCTCGGTGCGGCTACCGGCCGGCTCGAGCACCGTCTGCCTGCACGCGCTCAACATCGGGCCCGGCTCTGAGAGCCGGTTGGGCTGCTCGAGCTTCCGGGTGTCGCTCTCGCCCATCGGAAGGCTCGACTCGGTAGTGGTGAAGGGGGCCCAGGCTGTGGTCAGCGGCTGGACCTTCGACTTCAACAACACCTCGCAGGCTATCGGCGTGGTCATCGACCGCAACGCCAAGCATGTCGCGTGGGGCCCCACCACGATCGAGCGCGGCGATGTCAACAGCGCCTGGGGCATCACCGGCAAGCACGGGTTCAGCTACACCGTCAAGCTGGCCGCCGGCGCGAACCAGTTGTGCGCCTACGGCGTGAACATCGGCTCCGGTGGCGGCAACTCGTTGCTCGGCTGCCGGTCGGTCACCGGCCCGGCGACAGCTGGAGGCTGATCGGGTGACTTTCACTCCCGCGCCCCGATGACCTAATAAGTCGGTATGGGCGATTTAGTGGATTTCCTCTAACATGTCTCGGTAGGTGCAGAGCCTCCTCCGGTGAGCGCCGTCCAGCGGCGCACACAGAGGAGCCCGGCGCTTGGCAGTCCTACCCGCGCTCGCCAAGCTCCTGCCGCCCACCCGGCAGGAGCGGGCCTACGCCCTCATCACCGCCGTCGACTCGGCCGGGACAGGGTGCTTCCTCACCATCAGCGTCGTGCTCTTCCTCCGGTTGATCGAGGTCTCACCGACGCAGATCGGCGCGGCGCTAGGCCTGGGCGGCGTCCTCAGCCTGCTCACCCGGGTGCCGCTCGGCCGGCTCTCCGACCGGCTGGGCCACCGCCGCAGCCTTGTCCTGGTGCATCTGCTCCGTGGGCTGGCTTTCCCCGCTTACCTGGCGATCCACGGGTTCACCGCGTTTCTGGTGCTGAGCGTGTTCCTGCTGGTCATGGACGGGTGGGAGAGCCCGGTTCGCAAGGTGGTCCTGTACGCCTTCGCGTCGGTCGACGATCGCGTGCGCATCGCGGCGTACAACCGGTCGGTGTACAACCTGGCTTTCGCCATCGGATCGCTGTTCGCGGCTCTGGCACTCACCGGGCAGCAAAGCCGGCTGAGCCTTTACCTCGTGGTTCTGGCCAACGCCGTCTCACACCTGGTCGCGGCCGTCCTGGCCAGCCGGCTGCCCCCAGACCCCCGCCGGTCGGCGCCGCAGAGTGGCCTGTCGGCGCGGGGAGGAAGGTTCGCGGCGGTCGGGCTGCTGTGCGGAACCCTCTTCCTCTGCACCAGCATGCTGACCATCGGGCTTCCACTCCTCGTCCTGAGCCACTATCACAGCCGCCAATGGCTGATCGGGCTGGCGATGTCGGTCAACACCATCGTGGCGGTCGCGCTTCAGCTTCGGCTCAGCCGCGGCTCAACCGACATCCCTGGCGCCACCCGGGCGGGCCTGCTGGGCGGCCTCGCCGTGGGCCTGGCGTGCCTGCTGTTCTTCGCCAGTGCCACCATCGGGCAGTTGGCGGGAGTGCTGGTCCTGCTGCTGGCGGTGGTCGCGCTCTCAGTCGGCGACCTGTACGCCTCGGCGGCGACCTGGGGCCTGTCGATGAGCTTGCGCCGGCATGACCTCACCGCGCACAACCAGTCTGTCTGGTCCATGTACAGCTCATTGCCGCACCTGCTCGGGCCGTTCCTCGTCGCCGGATCACTGGACCTGTTCTCCGACTACGGCTGGCTCTTCATGGGAATGATCGTTATGGCAGCGGCGGTGGCGCTGAGACCGGTGTCCAGAGCGGTGCACAGCGGCATCGAGCACCGAAGAGGCGCCGATGCCCAAGGCGCGCCAGCGACGTCGGCCCGTCCGGGACATTCCTAACCCATTTGTACCTATTCGTGATATTTTTGCCTGGCCCTACAGCGGCGACCTGGCTCTAGTGATTGAAGGACAGCGTGTTCGATGAGGCTGACCCGGCGGCATGGCTGGTGGTGGGCTCACACGATCTGCGCTCGTCGATCCGGCGTCCGGCTGAATGGCGGGTGACACTTCTGCGCTGCCCGGTCGCGGCGCTGGCTCCCACCACCGACGGCGCCCAGAGCTACACGCTGAACCTTGCGGACTGGCCACCCACCGATGCCGTCGTGCTGGATTCCGGCGGAACCGTCATCGACCGGTTGGAAGCGTCTTTGGAGGCGATCCTCAATCAGGACCACAACATGCCGATCGGCCTGCTTCGGCCTGCCGCGCCGCTGACCTCCTCGGTGGTGTTGTACCCACAGGTCGACATCTACCACGGTCATGCGCGGTTTCTGCGGCTCCCGGGTGAGCCTTCGCCGCGCAGCGCAGCCCTGACCGACTTGCTGGCGGGGATCGACGAGCATTTCCTCAAGATCACGAACTACCTGTGTTTCCGGGTGAACCTCAAGCCCGATGTGGAGCTGGAGCACAAGTTCACCCTCACCGGCCACCCGGACGTGTACGCGTTGGCGCGCGACACCCTGCGGCTGGTGGAATCCGACGGGCTGCCCGGCTTCCATGTCGAGTTCCGGGAAGAGATCCAGGGATGGGACTTCCTGAACCATGTCTACGCCATCGAGGAGCCAGCTGAGGAGGCTGGCTACGTCTCGTTCATTCCCACCACCGACGGCCGCCACACGGTGAAACGCAAGATCTACACCGAGGACACCGACGAGCGGGTGGAGATCCGCGATCGTGGTGTCAAGGTCGGTCCTGACCTCGAGGCCTACGTCCGTGACGTCATGGGCCTCACGCCCGCCTGGAACGCGAGCTTCCGCCGGGCCCGGTATGACATCACTGTCGAAGCCCACGACAGCGGCAACGTCATCGGCATCGCCTATGACCAATGCGTCGTCATCGACGAGTCCGGGGGCCGGGTCGCCGGCGCCGCTGAGTTGACCCAGTGCGAGATGGAGTACCTCTATTCCCAGTCACTGACCGGCGCCACCTTTGAAAGCGTTCGGCAGGACCTGAGTCACCTGCGCGGGCTCATGGACTCGTATTTCGACGAGCGCGGGATCGAGAATTACCAGCGACACGAGTCAAAGTTGACGTTCTTGCGGAACCAGCATGCTGCTCTCAGGTGACGCCGCCGGAACGGCTACCCGGCTCGACCCGGCGCCAGGCCGCGCTCGAATCTGCCTGGTGGGCGAGACGGGCAGTGGAAAATCGACGACCGCCGCAGTGCTGACCGAGTCGCTGGCCGCTGCCGGGCGCCCGTCTCGGGTCATCGCGCTGGCCGCCCTGTTGCACGACCTGCAGAACAGGCTGTATTCCGAGATCGCTGAGCCCAAGCCGGCCGATCAGCAGGATCAGCAACTGATGCTGGACCTGGCCAAGCACATCAGGCGCATCAGGCCGACCGCGCTCGTCGAGCGATTTGAGCAGTCACTGGCCACGACGCCCGCCGGCGCGGTCGTCATCAACGCAGATCTACGCGACCACACCGTGGATGCGCCACGCCTGCGTGAACTGGGGTTCTACTTCGTGCGGGTTCGCTGCGAGCGCGCCGTGCGTCACCAACGGCTGCGTGCCCGTGAGGATGTGAGCATCGTCGATGACGAGCGGGTGTTCAAGCTCGACGAGATCGCCTGTGACGTGGAATTCGACAACAGCCGCAGCGGTGTCGAGCACGTTCGCGATTTCTGCACCCGGTTGATCGCGGGCGCCCCATGTTGTTGACTGGCGCTGAGATCGCCCGGCAGCACCGCAGTGGCGCCATCGCCATCGAACCGTTCGAGGCTAGCCAGGTCGAGCAGAACAGTTACGGCTTCCGGCTCGGGCGACAGCTGGTCAACTGCGGCTCGACGATGTTCGACGCTCGCCGTCCGCTGGATCGGTTGGAGCCGATCGACATTCCCGCTGACGGCATCCTCCTGCAGCCCAACCGGCTCTACCTCGGCGAGACGCTGGAGGTCATCGGCAGCTACCGCTACGCATGCGAGCTGTACGGCACGCTCTCGATTGCCGCGCTGGGAGTCTGGATCCAGGTGAGCGCGCCGCTGGGGCACACCGGCGCCATCATCCGTTGGACACTGGAGATCCGGGTGTCGCAGCCGGTCAGATTGCGCCCCGCGATGATGATCGGCAAGGTCGCGTTCTGGAGTGTGAACGGCGATGTCGTGCAGTACGACGGCCGGTACGCCAATTCAGTGGCGGTCACCCAGAGCCGCCTGTTCGACGGGGCCGCGCCGTGATCTTGTCCGGCCGTCAGATCGCCCTTGAGCAGCAGGCGGGGCGCATCATCATCGACCCCTTCGACGAGAGCGCGGTCAATCCCAACAGCTACAACTTCACCCTCTCCGACCGCCTGATCGTCTATCGCGAGGACCTACTGGACGCCAGCCGCGAGAACTCCACCGAAGAGCTCCTGATACCGGCGGACGGGCTGCAGCTCAAGGCCAACAAGTTGTACCTGGCCGCGACTCGCGAGGTTCTGGGAAGCGAGCATTACGTGCCCACCTTTGCCGCCCGTTCATCGGTGGCGCGGTTGGGCCTGTTCATCAACCTCTCAGCGCCCCTGGGCGACATCGGGTTCATCGGGCAATGGACTCTGCAGCTCTATGCCACCCACGACGTGATCGTCTACGAGGGCATGAAGATCGGTCAGATGATGTGGTGGAAGACCCTGGGCGACATCGTGCTCTACGACGGCAAGTACCAGCACGCCGACGGCCCCAGGGCCTCCATGCTCTTCCGGAATTTCACATGACCCGCCTAACCGACCTGGCCGAGGCGACCTCGCCGAGCCTGCACGGCAACAAGGCCGCCGGTCTTGCTCGGGTCTACGGGCGGGTCGCGGTGCCTGCGGGACTCGTGGCGCCCGGCGGCTGGATCAGCGCGTGCCTGGGCGATGAGGCGCGAGCCGAGCTCGACCGGCTGCTCAGGGAGGTCACCCGACGTGCCGAGGATGACGACCAGCTGCTGAAGCAGCTCGCTGCGATGCTTGACCGCATCAGGCTCACCGCCAGCCAAGCACGGCAGTTGCGAGCCGCGGTGGCCGATCTGGAGCTCGGGCCGGTCCTGATGGTGCGCAGCAGCTCAGCCGACGAGGACGGCACGTCGCTCAGCTTCGCAGGTGTCTTCGACAGCCTGATCAATGTCGAGGAACAAGACCTCGAACAGGCGGTGCGGAAGGTCTGGCTATCGGCCTTCAGCCCGAAAGCGCTGCTGCAGTACCGGCGAATCGGCCGGTTCCCAGGCTGCGATCGGATGAGCGTGCTGGTGCAGAGGGCGATCCAACCGGTCGTGGCCGGCGTCGCGTTCAGCGAACCGTCCGGTGACTGCTATGTCGAATGGACCGCCGGCCACGGTGGCGACCTGGTCGCGGGGCTGTCGGCGCCGACCGGTGAGCGCCTGAGCAGTTCTTCGGCGGCGGCACCGGGTTGGCGGCAGCAGTTGCAGGCCTCGGTGAAGGAGCTGTCCGAGGGCGGCAGCGGACAGGACGTGGAGTGGGCCTGGGACGGGCAGGTGGCCTGGATCGTCCAGGTGCGCCCGCGCACCGCGGATCTGGCCGGCCAGTCAGCAGCCGCAGGGCTGCGGATCGCGCCGCTGTACGAAGGCGACGCGCACGATCTGGTCCTGGGCCAATGCGCCGACGTGTACACCAGGATCCGGAGCAAGCGCCGGATCGCGCGGGCCATCGCGATCTCTCATGGCGCCCGGGTGCCCGGTGGTTGGCTGGCCAATTGGGACCGACGCGGTTCGGTCGAAGTCCTGACCGCATGGAGCAGGCAGCTTCCCCACCGCCTGGTCATCGACTCCAGTCCGACCGAGCGCCAGCACATCATCGACAGCAGCGAGCTGGCTGACACCGTCCGCACGCTGGCCGAGGCCAGCCCAGAAGACGGCGAGTTCGCGTTCCTGTGCCGCGAGTACGTCCAGGGCGACCTGGCGCTGCTGTCCACCGTGGCCGCGGACGGCTCGGTCTATGTCGAGTCGTCCGAAGAGGGCTTGCTGGCAGTCAACCGGGGTTTGGGCAGCGCCCACCCGATGACGCTGGATGCCTTGGCCGCGCTGGTGGGACCGGACCAGGCCAGGACGCTGGAATCCACGACGTATGAGCACGCCCGGCGGCTGCACCCCCGGACGGCGCTGGAGTGGGTGGTCAATGAGGCAACCCTGCTCTTCGTGGACTACTCGGCGCCGGCCGCCGAGCTGACAGCACCGGACAACCAGTCTGCCCTGAGCGGCTCACGGGTTCTGAGCGCCGGAGTCGCCAGCGGGTTGGTGCAGGTGCTCGAGATTGACGACATCCTGACCGCGTCGAGCATCGCACCGATCATCAGCATCGCTCAATCGATCTCGGCAGAGAATGAAGCGCTGTTGCTACGGCAACTGCGTCAGCGGCTCAGCTTGGCTGACAGCGGGGTCATCGTCGCCGCCTCCCGTCCGATCGCCGTGCTGTCGATGCTCATCGGCGTGGTCGAGGGCTTTCTCTTTGAAGAGGGCGCGCTGCTCAGCCACCTCGGCATCCTGCTGCGCGAGGCCGGGGTGCCGGCGGCGATAGTGGGCACCGGAAACCTGCCGCACGAGGGCAGCTTCGTGCAGCTGGTGCACGGCACCGTGATCAGCTCTCCTGACGGCAGGCGGTTGCCGGCCGGCAGCTAGACCGGCCCAACCGGGCGAGAGCGCGGTCAGGGCGCGAGCCGGTCACGGTGCTCGGGTTCCAGGCCCTCGTCCAGGGGGCCGACCGGCTTTCCGTCTTCTCGCCGCCAGGTTCGGAACGCGCTGATCATGCCGATCAGCCACACGGTGCCGATCAGGTAGGAGCCGATCACGTCGGAGAGGTAATGGACGCCCAGCGCGATCCGTGAGAACCCGATCAGCAACGCCAGCAGCCCTGCCCCGCTGACAGCCAGCGCTCGCCAGCGTCGAGGGATCACCGGCAGGAAGACCGCGAGCAGGACGCCGCAGCCGACGATCGCCGCCTGGGCGTGACCGCTGGGAAAGGACTTGCCGGCCGCGGACGCGAGCGGGTCGCTCAGATGGGGCCGGGCCCGGTCCACCAGCAACTTGATCACGTTGTTGAGCAGCGAGCTGCCCAGCGCCGCGACCACGACGAAGAGCGCCAGCCGCCGTAGCCGGCGCCGCCACAGCCAGCCGGTCACCAGCCCCAGGACGAGAAACCACACCACCGTCTTGCCCGAGTTGCTGAGGGCGTGCATGGCCCAGGTGAAGCCGGGATGGTCCCGGCCGAAGCGGTTCATGTCGATGGCGATGGCGCGGTCCATCCGCAGCAGCGCCGTCGAGGAAGACCTGACCAGCACCAGCAGCAGGATGAACAGCGCTGCCGCCGCTATCGCGATGACGAACACCACCGCCGTCCGGCCGGCGAACCGGCGCCGGCCCGCGTTCTCGCGCTCCTGGCCGGCGCTCTCATCCTCCGGCCCGCGCCCCGGTGGTCTGGAGGCCGTCACGGCAGGCACCTCAACACCAGCGCCGCGGGCAGCACCTCGACCCGGAGCTCAGTCGCCTCGCCGCGGAAGTCGCCGTCGAACTCGATCGGCATGGCGACCGCCGAAGAGATCACCACCCGCTTTCCGCGCAGGATGTCGGCCTGCCGGCCGGCGTCTGGACGCCGGCGCAGGATCCGCCAGACCAGCGCCGGCCAGTCGCCGATGGTGCGGGGCGCCAGCACGATCACGTCGAGGCGCCCGTCGTCGGGGCTGGCATCGGGCATCAGGGTGATCCCGGCCTCCAGCTGCCCGACGTTGCCCACCAGCACTCCGATGGCGTCGGTGCTCAGCGGCAGCCCCTCGTCGACGGTGATGGTGAAGCGGGCCCGCGGGCTTCGCCGCAGCGCCCGGGCCAGGCCGCCCAGATAGGCCAGCCAACCGATGCGAAGCTTGAGCTTCTCGTCGGTGTCGCGGATCAGCGCGGCGTCGAAGCCCAGCCCGGCCATCACCACGAACCGTTGCTCAGCCGCCTCGAGCACGTCGATCACCCGCTCATCGGCGCCGAAGGCGACCTTGAGCGCGTCGCCGAGCTCCAACGGGATGCCGAGGTTTCGGGCCAGCAGGTTGCCGGTGCCCACCGGCACGATCGCCATCGCCACCTCGGTGCCTGCCAACGCTCCCGCGCAGGCCGCCACCGTGCCGTCGCCACCGCAGACCAGCACCAGCCGCGCGCCGGCCGCTATCGCCGCGGCGGTCTGTCCGGCCCCGGTGTCCTCGGGGGTGGTCTCGAACCAGCTCGGCCGCTCGTCGCCGCAGTGCTCGGTGATGAGGGCCTTCAACGCTGCCAGGTCCTCGATCTTCGCGGGGTTGAGCACCGCCGCGACGCCACTGCTCACGACGCCGGCCGCCGGTCGGACAGGGATCGGCGGTCGGACAAGGATTGCCGGTCCGACAGGGGCCGCCGGAGCAGGATCGCGGTGGTCGCCGCCAGCCAGCAGCACGCCAGCAGGGCTCCGCCGAGCACGTCGGTCGGGTAGTGCATTCCCCGGTACAGCCGTGCTGAGGCCACCAGCAGCGGCACCAGCACCGCCAGCGTGATGGCCAGCGTGCGCAGCCACATCGCGGCCCCGGCCCGCCAGGCGAGCACCGCCAGTCCGGCGTACAGCGCGATCGAGGCGGCCGTGTGCCCGGAGGGAAAGCTCGAGGTCGGCGGCGCGGAGTCCAGGTGCCGCACCGGCGGGCGGTCCCGGTCGACCAGCAGGGTGGTGCTGAGGAAGATCGTCACCTCGCCGATCACCGTCACCGCCAGGAACAACGGCTCCCGCCACCGTTTCAGCTGCAGCCGGAGCAGCGCCAGGGCCACTGCCAGGACGCCGATCACGGTGAGCGTCTCGGCGAGAAAGGTGGCCAGGTAGGTCAACGAGGTCCACGGCTCACGCCGGTTGGCCGCCAGCTGCCGGTCCACCGAGGCATCCCAGCGCACCAGGGCGCTGTCGCGCCATTGGTGACCGAGCAGGTGACCGACCAGGATTAGCGCCAACCAGATCAGCACCGCCGCGGCGAGCAGCCACAGCGCCGCAGTCCGCCAGCCGGCCTCACGGCGCCGGTCAGAGGATGTGTGAGCCAGTCGGCTCACGTGCGTCGCCAGGCCGCTTCGGCGTAGGCGTACAGGCCGAAGGCGAGCAAGCCGATCGCGCATACCGCCACCAGTAGCCGCCCGGTGTCAGAGTCGGCGACGGTTTGGCGCAGCGCGCCGTCGAGGCCGCGGGCCTTGCTCGGGTCGTACTCCCAGGCGGCCCGGACCAGGAAGAAGCCGACCAGGCCGAACACCACGCCTCGGGCGGTGATGCCGAAGGTGCCGAGGAACCAGACGATCCGCCGGCTGCGGCTCGGCATGTCCGCCAGCGCGAAGTGCTTCTTGAACTTGCGCATGATGCCCTGATACATCAGCCCCAGGCCGATGCCGATCACCACGGCGCCGGCGATGCCGATCATCCACCGGCCGGCCGGGTACTCCATCACCTTGGACGTCCATTGTTGCTGCTGGTTGGCCTGGCTCTTCTGGCGAGCGTGGGCCAGCAGGTTGAAGGCGCTGACGGCCAGGCCGGCGTAGATCAGGCCACGGGCCAGCGACTTCAGCCGCGGGAGCTTGTCGTCGGGGTCCTTGCCGGTGACCCCGAAGGCGGCCTCGGACAAGCGCCAGAGCGCGTAGCCGACGAACCCGATCGCGATCAGCCACAGCAGCAGGAAGCCGCCGGTGTGCTGGGCGACCTCCTGCATCGCGCCCCGCTGGTCGGCCTCGGGGGTGTGCTTGCCCTGCACCAGCATCACCGCGAAGATGCCGATCAGCAGGTAGATGGTGCCCCGGGCCGCGAAACCCAGCTTGGCCAGGCCCTTGAGCCCGTCGCTGTCGGCCATTCGCCGCGCGCTGGTTTCTGCTGTCATTTCTGCCCCCCAGGAGTTCGGCGAAGAGTACCGCGGTTCAAGACCGACGTAGCCGGCGTTCTCGCCTGGAGCCACTCTGGCGCCACCGGCAGGACGGGCCTTGGACGGCGGTGGCACGGCGAGGGAGTACCCGGGCCGCAGCCGGGACGAGGTCACCCGTATCCTCTTCGACGGAGGATTCGCATAGTGGCCTAGTGCGCACGCTTGGAAAGCGTGTTGGGTTAACGCCCTCAGGGGTTCGAATCCCCTATCCTCCGCCAGCGGTCCCTGGGCTCACCACCGCCCACGCGGGTTCTGCGCCGCCGCGTCCTGCCATGTCAGCTCTTAGCCGCGTCAGCTCTTGGCCGCACGGGCGACCTCGGCGAACGAGATCAGGTCGGGAAACTCCAGGCCGTAGGAGTACTCCCCGGCCGGCTCAGGGGTGGCGCCCCAGCCGGGACGGCTGGAACGGCGGTTGATCCACACCGACGACAGCCCGTGGCGCTTGGCGGGCACGTGGTCGTGAAACAGGCTCTGGGCGACGTGCAGCAGGCGCTCCCGGGGAACGCCCAGTTCCCGCACCGCCTCGAAGAGAGCCTCGAAGTGGTTCGGCGCCGGCTTGTAGGCCCCGACGTCCTCGGCGGTGATGATCCGGTCGAAGCTCACGCCGAGGCGCTTGTTGGAGCCGGCGAAACCCTCGCGGTGGACGTTGGAGGCGATGATGAGCTTGTAGTCCCGGGCCAGGGACGCCAGCGCCTCGGGCGAGTCGTCGAAGGCCGGCCAGTCCGGAACCGAGTCGCCCAGCCGCTGAGCCCACTGCTCGCTCACCGGCGCCCCGAGCTGGTCACCGGTGCGCCGGAAAGCCTCGGCGAGGACGGCCGAGTAGAGAGCGTCCGGGGTGTCCGCCTCGACCTGGGCCTCGTGGTCGCCGTAGGCGCGCAGCAGGGCCTCGTCGGCCACGTCCAGGCCGGACTCGCCGGCCCACGCGCAGAGCACGGCGAGCATGCCGGTCTCCCAGTCGATGAGGGTTCCGTAGCAGTCGAAGCTCAACACGTCGTAGTCGGCGAGGTTCATGGCTGGCTCCTTTGCGGTGGGCGTGGCGAGCTTGATAGCGCCGGTCAGTCAGCGCTCTGCCATCAGCGCCTCCAGGGTCTTGCGGGCGCCTCGTTCACGCAGGGACTCCAGCGTCGCTAGGTAGGCGCTGGTGAACCGCTCCTGCTCCACCAGGTCGCCGAACAGCTCACGGTTGCGCAGGAACGCCAGGGGGTCCTGGCGCTGCTGCCGCGCCGCCGCGGTCACTGTGTCGGCAAGCCGGTCCACCACCTGGATGGGCTGGCCGTCCTCGTCCACGCCCTCGGCGTAACGGGCCCAGCTGGCGACCACGGCGGCGGACAGGGCCACGCTGCCACCGGTGGCGAGGTTGTGGCCGATCACCGGCAGCAGCCACTTCGGTATCCGGTCCGAGCTCTCGGCGCAGAGCCTGGCGATGGTGTCGCGCACCTGGCCGTTGGAGAAGCGCTCGATCAGCTTGGCCTTGTAGGCGCCCAGGTCGATGCCCGGGACCGGGTGCAGGGTCGGGGTGGCCTCGGAGTCCATGTAGGCCAGCAAGAACTCGGCGAACAGCGGGTCCTGCGCCGCCTCGTGCACCAGGCGGTAGCCGGACAGGTAGCCGAAGTAGCACAGCGCCTGGTGGCCGGCGTTGAGCAGCCGCAGCTTCATCAGCTCATAGGGCTGCACGTCGGCGACCAGCTGCACCCCGGCGTCGGCCAGCGGCGGCCGGGCGGCGAACCGGTCCTCGGCCACCCACTGGGTGAACGGCTCGCAGACCACCGGCCACTGGTCCTCGACACCGAACCGGCGGGACAGCTCGGCGCGGTCGGAGTCGGTGGTCACCGGGGTGATCCGGTCCACCATGCTGTTGGGAAACGAGACCTCCCGCTCGACCCACTCGCCGAGGGCAGCATCGCGCAGCGACGCGAACGCGGCGAAGGCCCGCCGAGCCACGTCGCCGTTGCCCTGGATGTTGTCGCAGGACAGCACGGTG
Encoded here:
- a CDS encoding mannitol dehydrogenase family protein — its product is MVSLNAANLASLGPEVAVPGYDRRQVGVGIVHVGVGGFHRAHEAMYLDRLMNEGKALDWGVCGVGVLPGDRRMADVLASQDHLYTLVVKHPDGTMEPRVIGSLVDYLLAPDDPEAVIEQMADPATRIVSLTVTEGGYNIHDVTGQFDSENPGVRRDLAPGAVPSTAFGLVTEALVRRRDRGVAPFTVLSCDNIQGNGDVARRAFAAFASLRDAALGEWVEREVSFPNSMVDRITPVTTDSDRAELSRRFGVEDQWPVVCEPFTQWVAEDRFAARPPLADAGVQLVADVQPYELMKLRLLNAGHQALCYFGYLSGYRLVHEAAQDPLFAEFLLAYMDSEATPTLHPVPGIDLGAYKAKLIERFSNGQVRDTIARLCAESSDRIPKWLLPVIGHNLATGGSVALSAAVVASWARYAEGVDEDGQPIQVVDRLADTVTAAARQQRQDPLAFLRNRELFGDLVEQERFTSAYLATLESLRERGARKTLEALMAER
- a CDS encoding DUF1206 domain-containing protein, coding for MADSDGLKGLAKLGFAARGTIYLLIGIFAVMLVQGKHTPEADQRGAMQEVAQHTGGFLLLWLIAIGFVGYALWRLSEAAFGVTGKDPDDKLPRLKSLARGLIYAGLAVSAFNLLAHARQKSQANQQQQWTSKVMEYPAGRWMIGIAGAVVIGIGLGLMYQGIMRKFKKHFALADMPSRSRRIVWFLGTFGITARGVVFGLVGFFLVRAAWEYDPSKARGLDGALRQTVADSDTGRLLVAVCAIGLLAFGLYAYAEAAWRRT
- a CDS encoding phosphatase PAP2 family protein produces the protein MSRLAHTSSDRRREAGWRTAALWLLAAAVLIWLALILVGHLLGHQWRDSALVRWDASVDRQLAANRREPWTSLTYLATFLAETLTVIGVLAVALALLRLQLKRWREPLFLAVTVIGEVTIFLSTTLLVDRDRPPVRHLDSAPPTSSFPSGHTAASIALYAGLAVLAWRAGAAMWLRTLAITLAVLVPLLVASARLYRGMHYPTDVLGGALLACCWLAATTAILLRRPLSDRQSLSDRRSLSDRRPAS
- a CDS encoding diacylglycerol kinase family protein, translating into MSSGVAAVLNPAKIEDLAALKALITEHCGDERPSWFETTPEDTGAGQTAAAIAAGARLVLVCGGDGTVAACAGALAGTEVAMAIVPVGTGNLLARNLGIPLELGDALKVAFGADERVIDVLEAAEQRFVVMAGLGFDAALIRDTDEKLKLRIGWLAYLGGLARALRRSPRARFTITVDEGLPLSTDAIGVLVGNVGQLEAGITLMPDASPDDGRLDVIVLAPRTIGDWPALVWRILRRRPDAGRQADILRGKRVVISSAVAMPIEFDGDFRGEATELRVEVLPAALVLRCLP
- a CDS encoding haloacid dehalogenase type II produces the protein MNLADYDVLSFDCYGTLIDWETGMLAVLCAWAGESGLDVADEALLRAYGDHEAQVEADTPDALYSAVLAEAFRRTGDQLGAPVSEQWAQRLGDSVPDWPAFDDSPEALASLARDYKLIIASNVHREGFAGSNKRLGVSFDRIITAEDVGAYKPAPNHFEALFEAVRELGVPRERLLHVAQSLFHDHVPAKRHGLSSVWINRRSSRPGWGATPEPAGEYSYGLEFPDLISFAEVARAAKS
- a CDS encoding PEP/pyruvate-binding domain-containing protein, whose amino-acid sequence is MTRLTDLAEATSPSLHGNKAAGLARVYGRVAVPAGLVAPGGWISACLGDEARAELDRLLREVTRRAEDDDQLLKQLAAMLDRIRLTASQARQLRAAVADLELGPVLMVRSSSADEDGTSLSFAGVFDSLINVEEQDLEQAVRKVWLSAFSPKALLQYRRIGRFPGCDRMSVLVQRAIQPVVAGVAFSEPSGDCYVEWTAGHGGDLVAGLSAPTGERLSSSSAAAPGWRQQLQASVKELSEGGSGQDVEWAWDGQVAWIVQVRPRTADLAGQSAAAGLRIAPLYEGDAHDLVLGQCADVYTRIRSKRRIARAIAISHGARVPGGWLANWDRRGSVEVLTAWSRQLPHRLVIDSSPTERQHIIDSSELADTVRTLAEASPEDGEFAFLCREYVQGDLALLSTVAADGSVYVESSEEGLLAVNRGLGSAHPMTLDALAALVGPDQARTLESTTYEHARRLHPRTALEWVVNEATLLFVDYSAPAAELTAPDNQSALSGSRVLSAGVASGLVQVLEIDDILTASSIAPIISIAQSISAENEALLLRQLRQRLSLADSGVIVAASRPIAVLSMLIGVVEGFLFEEGALLSHLGILLREAGVPAAIVGTGNLPHEGSFVQLVHGTVISSPDGRRLPAGS
- a CDS encoding MFS transporter, with translation MAVLPALAKLLPPTRQERAYALITAVDSAGTGCFLTISVVLFLRLIEVSPTQIGAALGLGGVLSLLTRVPLGRLSDRLGHRRSLVLVHLLRGLAFPAYLAIHGFTAFLVLSVFLLVMDGWESPVRKVVLYAFASVDDRVRIAAYNRSVYNLAFAIGSLFAALALTGQQSRLSLYLVVLANAVSHLVAAVLASRLPPDPRRSAPQSGLSARGGRFAAVGLLCGTLFLCTSMLTIGLPLLVLSHYHSRQWLIGLAMSVNTIVAVALQLRLSRGSTDIPGATRAGLLGGLAVGLACLLFFASATIGQLAGVLVLLLAVVALSVGDLYASAATWGLSMSLRRHDLTAHNQSVWSMYSSLPHLLGPFLVAGSLDLFSDYGWLFMGMIVMAAAVALRPVSRAVHSGIEHRRGADAQGAPATSARPGHS
- a CDS encoding phosphatase PAP2 family protein gives rise to the protein MTASRPPGRGPEDESAGQERENAGRRRFAGRTAVVFVIAIAAAALFILLLVLVRSSSTALLRMDRAIAIDMNRFGRDHPGFTWAMHALSNSGKTVVWFLVLGLVTGWLWRRRLRRLALFVVVAALGSSLLNNVIKLLVDRARPHLSDPLASAAGKSFPSGHAQAAIVGCGVLLAVFLPVIPRRWRALAVSGAGLLALLIGFSRIALGVHYLSDVIGSYLIGTVWLIGMISAFRTWRREDGKPVGPLDEGLEPEHRDRLAP